ATGCGCCACAGAGCTTGCTGCCGGTGCTGGCCCGCGATTTCGGCGTGAGCGCGGCCCAAGTCGGCACGGTGGTCGGCAGCACCACGCTGGCGATGGCCCTCTTCTCGCCGCTCTCGGGCCTGATCGCCGACGCGCTGGGCCGCCGACGCGTCATGCTGGGGGCCTTCGCGCTGCTGATTTTGCCGAGCCTGCTGGCGACCCAGGCCCACTCGCTCAGTGCGCTCAACCTGGCCCGCTTCGTCCAGGGCCTGCTGATTCCGCTGGTGATGGTGGCCGTCAGCGCCTACCTGGCCGAGGAATCGCCGCCCGCGCGCTTTGCGCGGCTGCTCACCGCCTACGTCACCGGCACCATCGTGGGCGGCTTTGCCGGGCGGCTGCTGAGCGGTCTCGCCGAGTACGAGGGCAACTGGCATCTGGCCTTCGGGCTGCTGGCCCTCACCAACCTGGCGGGTCTGGGCGTGGCCTGGCGGGGCCTGCCGCACGAGCAGCACTTCACGCCGCAGCGCCGCTTACCGGAAGCCGCCCGCGTGCTCGCGGGTCATCTGCACAATCCGGTGCTGCGGCTGACCTGTGCGGTGGGCTTTCTAATTCTGTTCGTGCTGGTGTCGGTCTTCAATACCGTCACCCTGCGGCTGGCCGCCCCGCCGTACTCGCTGGGCAGCGGGGCCATCGGCTTTATCTTCGCGGTTTACCTGCTCGGCGCGGTCATCACGCCCATCACGGCCCCGGCCCTGGCGCGGCGCGGACCCCGCTGGGCACTCGGAGCTGCCGTGCTCACCAGCCTGGCGGGGCTGGCGCTCACCTTGGCCTCCCCGTTGCCGCTGCTGATCGCGGGTCTGGCCGTGGCCGCCTGCGGGGTCTTCGTGGCCCAGGCGGCAGCCCTCAGTGCCGTGCAGCAGAGCATCGCTGGCGGACGCAGCCTGGCCAACGGCCTCTACAACCTGGCCTACTACGGCGGCGCGTCGGTGGCCAGCGTGCTGGCGGGCGCAGCCTACGACTGGCGCGGCTGGAACGCGGTGGCCGCGCTGTGTCTGGTGGCGATGCTGGGCGCGGGTGGGGTGGGGCGGCGGGCCTGGGCGAAGCTCTGACCTGCGCTGACCCCTCGCCTCCGAATCGCCGCTCTCAG
This portion of the Deinococcus rubellus genome encodes:
- a CDS encoding MFS transporter; this encodes MNGPDRLSALPFGLIGALLFLNVYAPQSLLPVLARDFGVSAAQVGTVVGSTTLAMALFSPLSGLIADALGRRRVMLGAFALLILPSLLATQAHSLSALNLARFVQGLLIPLVMVAVSAYLAEESPPARFARLLTAYVTGTIVGGFAGRLLSGLAEYEGNWHLAFGLLALTNLAGLGVAWRGLPHEQHFTPQRRLPEAARVLAGHLHNPVLRLTCAVGFLILFVLVSVFNTVTLRLAAPPYSLGSGAIGFIFAVYLLGAVITPITAPALARRGPRWALGAAVLTSLAGLALTLASPLPLLIAGLAVAACGVFVAQAAALSAVQQSIAGGRSLANGLYNLAYYGGASVASVLAGAAYDWRGWNAVAALCLVAMLGAGGVGRRAWAKL